One Gossypium hirsutum isolate 1008001.06 chromosome A11, Gossypium_hirsutum_v2.1, whole genome shotgun sequence genomic window carries:
- the LOC107904532 gene encoding probable histone H2A.5, translating into MESTSTTAGGRRGGDRKKAVSKSAKARLQFPVGRIARYLKKGRYAQRYGGGAPVYLAAVLEYLAAEVLELAGNAARDNKKNRINPQHVLLVVRNDEELGKLLQGVTIASGGVLPNINAVLLPKKASSSFDKDQSSKSKSSNKV; encoded by the exons ATGGAGTCGACGTCAACGACAGCGGGAGGTAGGAGAGGGGGAGATAGGAAAAAAGCGGTGTCTAAGTCGGCAAAGGCAAGACTCCAGTTTCCAGTGGGTCGGATTGCCCGTTACCTCAAGAAAGGCCGTTATGCACAGCGTTATGGCGGCGGTGCTCCCGTCTATCTTGCCGCCGTCCTCGAGTACCTTGCTGCTGAG GTGTTGGAATTGGCGGGGAATGCGGCACGTGATAACAAAAAGAATAGGATCAACCCACAGCACGTGCTGTTAGTCGTGAGAAATGACGAGGAGTTGGGGAAGCTTCTTCAAGGAGTAACCATTGCTAGTGGCGGAGTTCTTCCTAACATTAACGCTGTTTTGTTACCTAAGAAAGCATCATCTTCATTTGATAAGGACCAGTCTTCTAAGTCTAAATCTTCTAATAAGGTTTAG
- the LOC107955661 gene encoding protein SRC2: protein MELRPLELRVISAKDIKDVNLFTKMDVYVVVSINGDHRTAQKTPVHKESGSNPNWNCTMKFTIDETAAHQNHHNLVFRLKSNRVFGDKEIGSVQVPIRELLDQENGNGKVDHQHVSFSVMLANGKTKGVFNFAYRFGEKFSMPALPPPPFPGAGSYKHGGKPVMAYPPPPTGYPGPSSGHPKGTYPPPPQGMTGYPYPPPGGYPPYGYQQGPVPGYGYQGYPPPQGGYGYSQVQQPQKSKKGGIGAGLGLGLAGGLLGGMLIGDMVDDAYEAGVEDGLDYDY, encoded by the coding sequence ATGGAGTTACGACCTTTAGAACTGCGTGTTATTTCTGCTAAAGATATCAAAGACGTCAATCTTTTCACCAAGATGGACGTATACGTCGTAGTTTCTATCAACGGCGATCACCGCACGGCTCAAAAAACTCCGGTCCACAAGGAGAGCGGTTCTAACCCCAACTGGAATTGCACCATGAAGTTCACCATCGATGAAACCGCCGCCCATCAGAACCATCACAACCTCGTCTTCCGTTTGAAATCCAACCGCGTGTTTGGGGATAAAGAAATCGGGTCGGTTCAGGTCCCTATCAGGGAATTACTTGATCAAGAGAATGGGAACGGGAAAGTGGATCACCAGCATGTAAGTTTTAGTGTTATGTTGGCTAATGGAAAAACCAAAGGTGTATTTAATTTCGCTTACAGATTTGGAGAGAAGTTTAGCATGCCTGCTCTTCCACCGCCTCCGTTTCCAGGGGCTGGATCGTACAAACATGGGGGTAAGCCGGTTATGGCTTATCCACCGCCGCCGACTGGTTATCCAGGGCCGAGCTCAGGGCATCCTAAAGGAACGTATCCGCCGCCTCCACAAGGGATGACAGGTTATCCTTACCCTCCACCTGGTGGATATCCGCCGTACGGGTACCAACAGGGTCCGGTTCCGGGATATGGGTACCAAGGATATCCACCCCCTCAGGGTGGATACGGTTACTCACAAGTGCAGCAACCGCAGAAGTCAAAGAAAGGAGGAATTGGGGCAGGGTTAGGATTGGGATTAGCTGGTGGATTATTGGGAGGAATGTTGATCGGTGATATGGTTGATGATGCTTACGAGGCTGGTGTTGAAGACGGGCTTGATTATGATTACTAA